The genome window CGGAGAAAAGTGTGAGTCTATTAATTCCTTATCCGACGATGGAGGATGCAATAGGCGCGGTGCCGGAAATCATTCGACTAAAGGCTGCGCCTACGGCAATCGAGTTTATGGAAAGGGAGGTCATACTTTTTGCAGAAGATTTCCTCGGAAAGAAATTTCCGGATACCGGAAGCGTGGCATACCTGCTCCTGACCTTCGACGGGAATTCGGCAGAGCAGGTGGAAACGGAGTACGAAAAGGTTGCTCTCTATTGCCTGGAGCACGGCGCAAAGGATGTATTTCTGGTAGATACGCCGGAGAGGAAAGACTCGGTATGGTCTGCAAGGGGCGCCTTTTTGGAAGCAATCAAAGCCTCCACAACGGAAATGGACGAATGCGATGTGGTCGTGCCGCGGAATCACGTGGCAGATTTTATCCGTTACACGCATGAGCTTGCCAAAGAATTCGAGATACGAATTCCCAGCTTCGGACACGCAGGGGACGGGAATCTGCACGTCTACATCTGCCGCGATCACCTGGAGGAAAACGTATGGTCGCAGAAATTGAACGATATATTCGGGAAAATGTATAAAAAGGCGGAAGAATATGGCGGTGCGGTTTCTGGAGAACACGGAATCGGATACGCCAAGAAAGAATACCTGGAAGAACAGGCAGGACCTGAGCAGATCGCACTGATGCGGGGCATCAAAAAGGTGTTTGATCCGAAAGGGATCCTGAATCCGGGAAAAGTGATTTAGTACAGATAGTAATAAAAATGGTTTGTAGTATTGAATAAAGTGATTGTTATGATTTATCAGACCCCAGGGAGTGCAAGTATGCTCTTTGGGGTCTGAAATTTTTACTGTCACGCGTCAGCTAAAAATGTGTATGAGGTGGGATAATTATGATTTTATCCTACAAATTACTTGACAAAGCAAGGAACGTTCCCTATAATAACCGCACTTAAGGCGGAAAGGCAAGCGATTAACCAGAAAGTTAATCGTCGGGAAGGAGGGAAAACATGATAATAGATCAATTTGAGAGCATGGGAGTGGAGGTGATCTTCCTGTACATGCCGGCATGGGAAATGTTTTTCTCCATGCATGTGCTGGCCGCTCCCGAGCACCACCAGGAGAGGGGGCGCTGGGTATTTGAGGCAGAGCGTGAGCATCAGGAGTTGGTGGAGGAAATACGGAATCTGCGGCATGAGACAGATAACTGGAATCTGGTGATTGATTCTGACGAATGGAAAAACATGCGCTTTTTGGATATACCGGAAACGATGGAGCACCTTAGGCAGATGCATATCATCAGGTGGAATCAGATGGTCCGTTGTGATCGGGGAGAAATAACAGTTCCGGAGCGGGACAAAATATTATCAGTCATCAATCGGTATTATCAGAAGATCTATCGCCGTGAAGAGATTATTTTGTTTCCGTTCCTGAAGCGAATGATTCGGGCGGAGGCGGATAAGTGCCAAAATCAGGGGATTTGGAATTGGGCAGGAGGAATACACGAACGGCTCAAAATAGAAAAAGATCAGATTGTTTTCCTGAAAAACAGAGAATATGCATATCCCATGAGCAAGATTAAAACGATCTACGCCACGGTCAGTACATTTTTAAGCCCGCATCTTTGGAACTATGAGCGGGGAGGAAAAATGGAATTGGTAAAATCGGTGAGGGTAGAGAAAAAGGAGGATGCGATTCCGGCGGATTTCCTGAGGATCTGCAAGGCACTGGGCGATGAGATGAGACTTTGCATTCTGCGGGAAATCGTTCATGGAGTGGGGACAACAAAAGAGCTGGCAAACGAGCTTCAGGTCAGTGAAGCGGCTATTTCCAAACATCTGCGCCTCCTTTGGCAGGCGGGAATGGTGGAAAAACATCGGGAGGGAAACTATGTGAAGTATGAACTGGTAAAGGAAAGTATCGATTTTATTCCTTATCGTTTTTATGAAATGATGTTGTAGGAGCAAAAAAGGAGGCAATTCATGCTGCAGGTTATCAAATCCACATACCGCAAGAACAGGATTGGCATTTTGCGGGCAGTCCCCTGGTCTTTTATTGTGTCGCGGATTGTGACAGGGGTCACACAGATTGTATTTCCCTATTTTATTTATCACTATTATATGGAAGGGAATCTGAACCGGGAGTATTACCATTATACGAACGGAGCAGATTATATGACCTTTATTGTGCTGGGATCAGCGTTCAATGTGCTGGCAGTGGCAACGCTTATGAACGTGGGGAGAGCGC of Roseburia hominis contains these proteins:
- a CDS encoding metalloregulator ArsR/SmtB family transcription factor, which translates into the protein MIIDQFESMGVEVIFLYMPAWEMFFSMHVLAAPEHHQERGRWVFEAEREHQELVEEIRNLRHETDNWNLVIDSDEWKNMRFLDIPETMEHLRQMHIIRWNQMVRCDRGEITVPERDKILSVINRYYQKIYRREEIILFPFLKRMIRAEADKCQNQGIWNWAGGIHERLKIEKDQIVFLKNREYAYPMSKIKTIYATVSTFLSPHLWNYERGGKMELVKSVRVEKKEDAIPADFLRICKALGDEMRLCILREIVHGVGTTKELANELQVSEAAISKHLRLLWQAGMVEKHREGNYVKYELVKESIDFIPYRFYEMML
- a CDS encoding FAD-binding oxidoreductase, with the protein product MDEKVTLSEQQIAYLKERIPKERIQVGEEIGEDYSHDELGGAHGYPHVLIQVKTTEEISEIMKYAYAQQIPVVVRGAGTGLVGAAVALCGGIMLETTQMNQILELDAANLTVTVEPGVLLMELAQFAEEHGFLYPPDPGEKSATIGGNISTNAGGMRAVKYGVTRDYVRGLTVVLPDGEIIELGGKIVKNSSGYALKDLMIGSEGTLGIITKAILKLVPLPEKSVSLLIPYPTMEDAIGAVPEIIRLKAAPTAIEFMEREVILFAEDFLGKKFPDTGSVAYLLLTFDGNSAEQVETEYEKVALYCLEHGAKDVFLVDTPERKDSVWSARGAFLEAIKASTTEMDECDVVVPRNHVADFIRYTHELAKEFEIRIPSFGHAGDGNLHVYICRDHLEENVWSQKLNDIFGKMYKKAEEYGGAVSGEHGIGYAKKEYLEEQAGPEQIALMRGIKKVFDPKGILNPGKVI